Proteins encoded by one window of Gemmatimonadaceae bacterium:
- a CDS encoding TonB family protein: protein MRRSLALPWRRQFGERHELRAFTGRCVLVACLLLPLVHTTPVWGQGAAVSGHVRDTLGLAIAGAEVGVDGSEQRAISGEDGSYALHGLAVGSARLRIRRLGFRPTVMDLEVPAGGLTDVEIQLVQVVTLLAPIAVLARSDAFESRLAGFYERRDRKIGHFISRERIERTHSFSFTDLLREVPGVRIRPIGSIQKAVRIRGSPCAPLVFLDGMPATAAEFDLESIDPGMVEGIEVYSGSATVPAEFAGPRNLDRCGVVAIWSSPFRSRKRTPDPAAVVDARAAVDLEGLVRRGEAFTASQVDTAVALPDGALAPEYPIPLYRERRSGRVLAEFVVDTTGAVVPETLGVVASTHPLFSLSARQALVQARFLPARRRGVSVPQVVQLPIEFIYPRPR from the coding sequence TTGCGTCGGTCGCTTGCGCTCCCGTGGCGCCGCCAGTTCGGCGAGCGCCATGAGCTTCGCGCGTTCACCGGTCGCTGCGTGCTCGTCGCCTGCCTGCTCCTGCCACTTGTGCACACCACCCCCGTGTGGGGGCAGGGCGCGGCGGTGAGCGGACATGTGCGCGACACCCTCGGGCTGGCGATCGCCGGCGCCGAGGTGGGCGTCGATGGGAGCGAGCAGCGGGCGATATCCGGTGAGGATGGGAGCTATGCGCTGCACGGGCTCGCCGTCGGGAGCGCGCGCCTGAGAATCAGGCGCCTGGGTTTCCGGCCGACGGTGATGGATCTCGAAGTTCCGGCTGGCGGGCTTACCGACGTCGAGATCCAGCTCGTGCAGGTGGTGACCCTCCTGGCGCCGATTGCAGTCCTGGCGCGCTCCGACGCATTCGAATCGCGCCTGGCCGGCTTCTACGAGCGTCGCGACCGCAAGATCGGGCACTTCATCTCGCGCGAGCGGATCGAACGCACGCACTCGTTCTCGTTCACCGACCTGCTGCGCGAGGTTCCCGGCGTCAGGATCCGCCCGATCGGTTCCATCCAGAAGGCGGTCCGGATCCGCGGCTCTCCGTGCGCCCCACTGGTATTCCTGGACGGGATGCCAGCGACGGCCGCTGAGTTCGACCTCGAGTCTATCGATCCGGGGATGGTGGAGGGGATAGAGGTGTACTCCGGATCGGCGACCGTTCCCGCGGAGTTCGCCGGTCCTCGCAACCTGGATCGATGCGGGGTGGTGGCGATCTGGTCGTCGCCGTTCCGCTCGCGCAAGCGGACGCCCGATCCTGCCGCCGTTGTCGATGCACGCGCCGCGGTCGACCTCGAGGGGTTGGTACGTCGCGGCGAGGCCTTCACGGCGAGTCAGGTCGATACGGCGGTGGCACTCCCCGACGGCGCGCTCGCCCCGGAGTATCCGATCCCGCTCTATCGTGAGCGCCGCAGCGGGCGGGTCCTGGCGGAGTTCGTGGTCGATACCACGGGGGCGGTGGTTCCGGAGACGCTTGGGGTGGTCGCGTCGACCCATCCGCTCTTCTCGCTCTCGGCGCGCCAGGCGCTCGTGCAGGCCCGCTTTCTCCCTGCGCGCCGGCGCGGCGTGAGTGTCCCGCAGGTCGTGCAGCTCCCGATCGAGTTCATCTACCCGCGGCCTCGCTGA
- the atpC gene encoding ATP synthase F1 subunit epsilon yields MLTVSVISPERTLFEGEVDSLVAPAFDGEVGILTSHAPMMTLLGKGTLRLGSNGSRGSFEVEGGFLQVVDNQVRVVTEKATQV; encoded by the coding sequence ATGCTCACGGTCTCGGTGATCTCGCCGGAGCGCACGCTGTTCGAGGGGGAGGTCGATTCGCTCGTCGCCCCCGCGTTCGACGGCGAGGTGGGGATCCTTACCTCGCACGCGCCCATGATGACGCTCCTGGGGAAGGGGACGCTGCGCCTGGGGAGCAATGGATCCAGGGGGAGCTTCGAGGTGGAAGGCGGCTTCCTGCAGGTCGTGGACAACCAGGTGCGCGTGGTGACGGAGAAGGCAACGCAGGTGTAA
- the atpD gene encoding F0F1 ATP synthase subunit beta, with protein MSAPAAPQTVGRIVQVIGPVVDVEFDTDALPELYNALEIRGKTDSGEPIRVVAEVQQHIGRNQVRAVAMSTTDGVVRGMDAIDTGAAISVPVGAPALGRILNVLGEPVDNGADIPASVERWPIHRKRPDFVDLEPKTQIFETGIKVIDLIAPFVKGGKIGLFGGAGVGKTVVIQELINNVAKGHGGKSVFCGVGERTREGNDLYLEFKEAGILDSVALIYGQMNEPPGARLRVGLSGLTVAEYFRDRENADVLVFIDNIFRFTQAGSEVSALLGRMPSAVGYQPTLATEMGDLQERITSTRNGSITSVQAIYVPADDLTDPAPATAFAHLDATVVLNRKITELGIYPAVDPLDSSSRILDPQFIGERHYKVAIEVQRILQRYKELQDIIAILGMDELSEDDKKVVGRARRLQRFMSQPFAVAEQFTGMKGAYVKLDETISSFERLCNGEFDQYPEQAFFMCGGADDIVKNAERLAKA; from the coding sequence ATGTCCGCTCCCGCTGCCCCCCAGACCGTCGGTCGGATCGTCCAGGTCATCGGCCCCGTCGTCGACGTGGAGTTCGATACCGACGCCCTCCCCGAGCTGTACAACGCGCTCGAGATCCGCGGCAAGACGGATTCGGGTGAACCGATCCGCGTCGTGGCCGAGGTGCAGCAGCACATCGGGCGCAACCAGGTGCGCGCGGTCGCGATGTCGACGACCGACGGCGTGGTGCGCGGCATGGACGCGATCGATACCGGCGCCGCGATCTCGGTCCCGGTCGGCGCTCCCGCGTTAGGGCGCATCCTCAACGTCCTCGGCGAGCCGGTGGACAACGGCGCCGACATCCCGGCGTCGGTGGAGCGCTGGCCGATCCACCGCAAGCGACCGGACTTCGTCGACCTCGAACCCAAGACGCAGATCTTCGAGACGGGGATCAAGGTCATCGACCTCATCGCCCCGTTCGTGAAGGGCGGCAAGATCGGGCTCTTTGGCGGCGCCGGCGTGGGAAAGACGGTCGTCATCCAGGAACTGATCAACAACGTCGCCAAGGGGCACGGCGGCAAGTCGGTCTTCTGCGGCGTGGGCGAGCGCACGCGTGAGGGGAACGACCTCTACCTCGAGTTCAAGGAAGCGGGCATCCTCGACTCGGTTGCCCTCATCTACGGGCAGATGAACGAGCCGCCAGGTGCACGCCTTCGCGTCGGCCTCTCGGGGCTCACGGTGGCCGAGTACTTCCGCGATCGCGAGAACGCCGACGTGCTCGTCTTCATCGACAACATCTTCCGCTTCACGCAGGCGGGATCGGAAGTCTCGGCGCTCCTCGGGCGCATGCCGAGCGCGGTGGGCTACCAGCCCACGCTGGCCACCGAGATGGGTGACCTGCAGGAGCGCATCACCTCGACGCGCAACGGCTCGATCACCTCGGTGCAGGCGATCTACGTGCCGGCCGACGACCTCACGGACCCGGCGCCGGCCACGGCCTTCGCCCACCTCGACGCCACAGTCGTGCTCAACCGCAAGATCACCGAGCTCGGGATCTACCCCGCGGTCGATCCGCTCGACTCGTCGTCGCGCATCCTCGATCCGCAGTTCATCGGCGAGCGCCACTACAAGGTCGCCATCGAAGTGCAGCGCATCTTGCAGCGCTACAAGGAACTCCAGGACATCATCGCCATCCTCGGCATGGACGAGCTCTCCGAGGACGACAAGAAGGTGGTGGGTCGTGCGCGCCGCCTGCAGCGCTTCATGTCGCAGCCGTTCGCGGTGGCCGAGCAGTTCACGGGGATGAAGGGGGCGTACGTGAAGCTGGACGAGACCATCTCCTCGTTCGAGCGCCTGTGCAACGGCGAGTTTGACCAGTACCCGGAGCAGGCGTTCTTCATGTGCGGCGGCGCCGACGACATCGTCAAGAACGCCGAGCGCCTGGCCAAGGCCTAA
- the atpG gene encoding ATP synthase F1 subunit gamma, which yields MAKGRELKARIRTTENTRKITRTMEMVSTSKMKRAQDRVQAARPYANALSDVISSLYTPELAERFPLLRQPSRPRKAAVILINSNRGLAGAFNSNLIKEARSQLQRLRAQGIETELHVSGRKGIGFFRYVGEAMAVARTDISDRPSSADAASLVDALMARFIDGSLDAVYVVYAQFKSALSTPPTTAQVLPVVPPKRTGAAPDYLLFPSAEEILTELLPSYVRNAVYRTLVETAAAEHSARRTAMKNATDNATELLSVYRRTYNRARQAQITQEIAEIVGGAAALE from the coding sequence ATGGCCAAAGGTCGCGAACTCAAGGCGCGCATCCGCACGACCGAGAACACGCGGAAGATCACGCGCACCATGGAGATGGTGTCGACGTCGAAGATGAAGCGCGCGCAGGATCGCGTGCAGGCGGCGCGTCCCTACGCGAACGCGCTGTCCGACGTCATCTCGTCGCTGTACACCCCCGAACTGGCGGAGCGCTTCCCGCTACTGCGCCAGCCGTCGAGGCCGCGCAAGGCGGCGGTGATCCTGATCAATTCCAACCGCGGCCTCGCCGGCGCCTTCAACTCGAACCTCATCAAGGAAGCGCGCTCGCAGCTGCAACGCCTGCGTGCCCAGGGGATCGAGACCGAGCTGCACGTCTCGGGGCGCAAGGGGATCGGCTTCTTCCGCTATGTGGGCGAGGCGATGGCGGTGGCGCGCACCGACATCAGCGACCGCCCGTCGTCGGCCGATGCGGCATCGCTCGTCGACGCGCTGATGGCGCGCTTCATCGACGGATCGCTCGATGCCGTCTACGTCGTCTACGCCCAGTTCAAGTCCGCCCTCTCCACGCCGCCGACCACGGCGCAGGTCCTCCCCGTCGTCCCGCCCAAGCGCACGGGCGCCGCGCCGGACTACCTGCTCTTTCCCTCGGCCGAGGAGATCCTCACCGAGTTGCTCCCGTCGTACGTGCGCAACGCGGTCTATCGCACGCTGGTTGAAACCGCCGCCGCCGAGCACAGCGCCCGGCGCACGGCCATGAAGAACGCCACCGACAACGCGACCGAGCTGCTCTCCGTCTATCGCCGCACGTACAACCGTGCCCGTCAGGCGCAAATCACGCAGGAAATCGCGGAAATCGTGGGCGGCGCAGCCGCACTGGAATAG
- a CDS encoding F0F1 ATP synthase subunit alpha → MASDTILRPGEIKDILLREIEAADLHALDVEEVGTVLEVKDGIARIYGLRKAMSGEMLEITSSETGNKVTGLTLNLEEDNIGAVILGDYLQLKEGDEVRRTGRVLEVPVGPALVGRVVDALGRPIDGKGAIDTPYTRLVESPAPGIIVRQPVKEPLQTGIKAIDAMIPIGRGQRELIIGDRGTGKTAIAIDTIINQKGQGVTCVYVAIGQKASTVASVVEKLRQYGAMDYTIVVVAAASDPAPMQYIAPYTGAAMAEYFMYEEGQATLCVYDDLSKQAAAYRQLSLVLRRPPGREAFPGDVFYLHSRLLERAAKLREDSGVVDGKTIKKPGGSLTALPIIETQAGDVSAYIPTNVISITDGQIFLETDLFYANIRPAINAGISVSRVGGSAQIKAMRSVAGRLRLDLAQYRELEAFAAFASDLDAATKKQLERGARTVEVLKQPQYSPMPVEHQVMIIYAVSNGFLDDIAVAKVRDFERGFLEFMAAQYPQVGEAIRKEKQMSKETEAALKAGIDAYQKVAR, encoded by the coding sequence ATGGCTTCCGATACCATCCTTCGTCCCGGCGAAATCAAGGACATTCTCCTCCGCGAAATCGAGGCGGCGGACCTGCATGCGCTCGATGTCGAGGAAGTGGGGACCGTCCTCGAGGTGAAGGACGGCATCGCCCGCATCTACGGCCTGCGCAAGGCGATGTCGGGCGAGATGCTCGAGATCACGTCGTCGGAGACCGGGAACAAGGTCACCGGGCTGACGCTGAACCTCGAGGAGGACAACATCGGCGCCGTCATCCTCGGCGACTACTTGCAGCTGAAGGAAGGCGACGAGGTCCGACGCACCGGGCGCGTGCTCGAGGTCCCAGTGGGGCCGGCCCTGGTGGGGCGCGTGGTCGATGCGCTCGGGCGCCCGATCGACGGCAAGGGAGCGATCGACACGCCGTACACCCGGCTGGTGGAATCGCCGGCCCCCGGCATCATCGTTAGGCAGCCGGTGAAGGAGCCCCTGCAGACGGGGATCAAGGCCATCGACGCCATGATCCCCATCGGGCGTGGCCAGCGCGAACTCATCATCGGCGACCGCGGCACCGGCAAGACCGCCATCGCGATCGACACGATCATCAACCAGAAGGGGCAGGGCGTCACCTGCGTCTACGTCGCCATCGGCCAGAAGGCCTCCACGGTCGCCTCGGTCGTGGAGAAGCTGCGCCAGTACGGCGCGATGGACTACACGATCGTCGTCGTCGCCGCCGCGTCGGATCCGGCGCCGATGCAGTACATCGCCCCCTACACGGGGGCAGCGATGGCCGAGTACTTCATGTACGAGGAAGGGCAGGCCACGCTGTGCGTATACGACGACCTCTCCAAGCAGGCCGCCGCCTACCGCCAACTCTCCCTGGTCCTTCGCCGCCCGCCGGGACGCGAAGCCTTCCCGGGCGACGTCTTCTACCTCCACTCGCGCCTGCTCGAGCGCGCCGCGAAGCTCCGCGAGGATTCGGGCGTGGTCGACGGCAAGACGATCAAGAAGCCGGGTGGCTCGCTCACCGCGCTCCCGATCATCGAGACACAGGCCGGCGACGTCTCGGCGTACATCCCGACCAACGTCATCTCGATCACCGACGGGCAGATCTTCCTCGAGACCGACCTGTTCTACGCGAACATCCGCCCCGCGATCAACGCCGGCATCTCGGTGTCGCGCGTGGGTGGCTCGGCGCAGATCAAGGCGATGCGCTCCGTGGCTGGGCGCCTCCGCCTCGACCTCGCGCAGTATCGCGAACTGGAGGCCTTCGCCGCCTTTGCGTCGGACCTCGACGCCGCGACCAAGAAGCAGCTCGAGCGCGGCGCCCGCACCGTGGAAGTCCTGAAGCAGCCGCAGTACTCGCCGATGCCGGTCGAGCACCAGGTCATGATCATCTACGCCGTCTCGAACGGCTTCCTCGACGACATCGCCGTCGCCAAGGTGCGCGACTTCGAGCGCGGCTTCCTCGAGTTCATGGCTGCCCAGTACCCGCAGGTGGGTGAGGCGATCCGGAAGGAGAAGCAGATGTCGAAGGAGACCGAGGCTGCGTTGAAGGCGGGGATCGACGCCTACCAGAAGGTTGCGCGCTAG
- a CDS encoding helix-turn-helix transcriptional regulator — protein sequence MSPAEARVKSVVPLAVVVLATRDRARAVVKDAFPRRRTRLTLARNIREFERGFRTSLVDAAIVDLAGATEDVMLAVDMAREFPSAPFFALTPLRANDAALAARAAAYDFAEVLVEGVDDHVLRELVTPRAFTSRFANALAVPPESLRVDTPLRLDSWRVLVGHAGRPIHTNEVAAELGVTREHLSRAFGAAGVPNLKRVIDLVRLAAAAELSKNPGYDVGDVARVLGFASSSHLSTTSQRIVGIRPSSLARLRTVDLFERFAHGRMRSRPAVRGRRGGVS from the coding sequence ATGTCGCCGGCGGAAGCGCGCGTGAAGAGTGTCGTCCCCCTGGCCGTCGTCGTACTCGCCACGCGCGACCGTGCGCGCGCGGTGGTGAAGGACGCCTTCCCGCGCCGGCGCACGCGACTCACGCTGGCGCGGAACATTCGCGAGTTTGAGCGCGGCTTCCGTACCTCGCTCGTCGACGCCGCCATCGTCGATCTCGCGGGGGCGACCGAGGACGTGATGCTTGCCGTCGACATGGCGCGCGAGTTCCCGAGTGCCCCCTTCTTTGCCCTCACGCCGCTCCGGGCCAACGACGCCGCTCTTGCTGCGCGCGCCGCGGCGTACGACTTCGCGGAGGTGCTGGTGGAGGGGGTGGACGACCACGTGCTGCGGGAGCTGGTGACGCCGAGGGCGTTCACGTCCCGCTTCGCGAATGCGCTGGCCGTCCCGCCAGAATCGCTGCGGGTGGACACGCCGCTGCGGCTCGACTCGTGGCGAGTGCTGGTGGGGCACGCCGGGCGTCCGATCCACACGAACGAGGTGGCGGCGGAGCTGGGGGTCACGCGCGAGCACCTGTCGCGGGCATTCGGGGCGGCGGGGGTTCCCAACCTCAAGCGCGTGATAGACCTGGTGCGCCTCGCCGCCGCCGCCGAGTTGTCGAAGAACCCGGGCTACGACGTGGGGGATGTGGCGCGGGTGCTGGGGTTTGCCTCGTCGTCGCACCTGAGCACGACCTCGCAGCGCATAGTAGGGATCCGCCCGTCGTCGCTGGCGCGACTGCGGACGGTGGACCTGTTCGAGCGATTCGCACACGGACGGATGCGGAGCCGACCGGCGGTGCGGGGGCGCAGGGGCGGGGTGAGCTGA
- a CDS encoding NUDIX hydrolase, with protein MAAGGGRAREEVSAGGVVVRIEDGRPLFLIIRDSYRNWGFPKGHLEPGESADTAAMREVAEETGLPDLRLRGEIETIDWYFRFRGRLIHKVCHFYLMESATAVTFPQRDEGITACRWEPIDRATELVSYENARAVLKRAYERIVAETHSADDSVIPPAAS; from the coding sequence ATGGCCGCAGGGGGAGGACGGGCGCGCGAGGAGGTCTCGGCGGGAGGAGTGGTCGTGCGCATCGAGGATGGGCGCCCACTCTTCCTCATTATTCGCGACTCGTATCGCAACTGGGGCTTTCCCAAGGGGCACCTGGAGCCAGGTGAATCGGCCGACACCGCGGCGATGCGCGAGGTTGCCGAGGAGACCGGACTCCCCGACCTGCGCCTGCGCGGGGAGATCGAGACCATCGACTGGTACTTCCGCTTTCGCGGGCGGTTGATCCACAAGGTCTGCCACTTCTACCTGATGGAGTCGGCAACCGCGGTCACCTTCCCCCAGCGCGACGAGGGGATCACGGCCTGTCGGTGGGAGCCGATCGATCGCGCCACGGAGCTGGTGTCGTACGAGAATGCGCGCGCTGTCCTCAAGCGGGCATACGAGCGCATCGTCGCCGAGACGCATTCCGCCGACGATTCCGTCATCCCTCCAGCCGCTTCCTGA
- a CDS encoding ABC transporter ATP-binding protein → MISLQNVYKSFGPKKVLQGFSLDVAEGETMVIIGYSGSGKSVAIKHIVGLLEPDDGTVFVDGLEVPKLSRRDLYALRSKIGYVFQFAALFDSLTIGENVAMGLRKQGLLAPREIGERVQEVLELVDLPNVQDRYPAELSGGMRKRVGLARAIALRPKYILYDEPTTGLDPVTSAVIDELMVRMREKLGVTSIVITHDMRSAYHVGSKIAMLYEGRVRQVGTVDEIRNSADPIVRQFVEGRPELESEPVKVP, encoded by the coding sequence GTGATTTCCCTCCAGAACGTCTACAAGTCCTTCGGCCCCAAGAAAGTCCTCCAGGGCTTCTCGCTCGACGTGGCCGAGGGAGAGACGATGGTCATCATCGGCTACTCGGGGAGCGGAAAGTCGGTCGCGATCAAGCACATCGTCGGACTCCTCGAGCCGGACGATGGCACGGTCTTCGTCGATGGACTCGAGGTCCCGAAGCTGTCGCGACGCGACCTGTATGCCCTGCGCTCGAAGATCGGCTACGTCTTCCAGTTCGCCGCGCTCTTCGACTCTCTCACCATCGGCGAAAACGTGGCGATGGGGCTGCGCAAGCAGGGACTCCTCGCGCCAAGGGAAATCGGCGAGCGCGTGCAGGAAGTGCTCGAACTGGTCGATCTGCCTAACGTGCAGGACCGGTACCCGGCCGAGCTCTCCGGTGGGATGCGCAAGCGCGTGGGACTCGCGCGCGCCATTGCCCTGCGTCCCAAGTACATCCTCTACGATGAACCGACCACGGGCCTCGACCCGGTGACGAGTGCAGTCATCGACGAGTTGATGGTGCGCATGCGCGAGAAGCTGGGCGTCACCAGCATCGTGATCACGCACGACATGCGCAGCGCCTATCACGTGGGGAGCAAGATCGCGATGCTGTACGAAGGGAGGGTGCGCCAGGTGGGGACGGTCGACGAGATCCGCAACTCGGCCGATCCCATCGTGCGCCAGTTCGTCGAGGGACGCCCCGAGCTCGAGAGCGAGCCAGTCAAGGTGCCCTGA
- a CDS encoding RNA polymerase sigma factor RpoD/SigA — protein sequence MTDVKRRRRRTTPQGIAPSEPERDILDQYLYEVSTYPLLKAAEEIELARKIRAGDQDALQELVKRNLRFVISVAKKYQNRGLPLIDLIGEGNVGLLTAARKFDPDQGVKFISYAVWWIRQAILSSLARQGRTVRVPLNRTADLSRIIKASEILRQKLRREPTPEELSQLTGLSVDVVQSLAALNTGDVRLDAPMDPEGDRALIERFVADEMPDTEEEAMNRFLTDEIELALSTLPPRDAKVLRLYFGLEGGREHTLEEIGSMLGVTRERVRQLRDRALKRLREGDVGRALSSFAA from the coding sequence ATGACTGACGTCAAGCGCCGCCGCCGCCGGACGACCCCGCAGGGGATCGCCCCCAGCGAGCCGGAGCGCGACATTCTCGACCAGTACCTCTACGAGGTGAGCACCTACCCGCTGCTCAAGGCGGCGGAGGAGATCGAACTCGCCCGCAAGATCCGCGCGGGCGACCAGGATGCCCTGCAGGAACTCGTCAAGCGCAACCTTCGCTTCGTCATCTCCGTCGCGAAGAAGTACCAGAACCGCGGCCTCCCGCTCATCGACCTCATCGGTGAAGGGAACGTCGGGCTCCTCACCGCTGCCCGGAAGTTCGATCCGGACCAGGGCGTGAAGTTCATCTCGTACGCCGTCTGGTGGATTCGCCAGGCCATCCTGTCGTCGCTCGCGCGCCAGGGACGCACCGTGCGCGTTCCGCTCAACCGGACCGCCGACCTCTCGCGCATCATCAAGGCCTCCGAGATCCTCCGCCAGAAGCTCCGCCGCGAACCCACGCCAGAAGAACTCTCGCAGCTCACCGGCCTGTCGGTCGATGTCGTGCAGTCGCTCGCCGCGCTCAACACTGGCGATGTGCGTCTCGACGCGCCGATGGATCCCGAAGGCGATCGCGCCCTCATCGAGCGCTTCGTCGCCGATGAGATGCCCGACACGGAAGAGGAAGCGATGAACCGCTTCCTCACCGACGAAATCGAGCTTGCCCTCTCCACCCTCCCGCCGCGCGACGCGAAGGTCCTGCGTCTCTACTTCGGGCTCGAGGGCGGACGCGAGCACACGCTCGAGGAAATCGGCTCCATGCTCGGCGTCACCCGCGAGCGCGTGCGCCAGCTGCGTGACCGTGCCCTCAAGCGCCTTCGCGAAGGCGATGTCGGGCGCGCCCTCTCCAGCTTCGCCGCCTGA
- a CDS encoding chemotaxis response regulator protein-glutamate methylesterase has protein sequence MPIRVLVVDDSAVVRKALSEGLSRYPDIEVVGTAIDPYVARDKIIALRPDVVTLDVEMPRMDGLSFLERLMQHYPLPVIIVSSLTPKHSEAAVRALALGAVDVVPKPGTQYSVPDVERHLVAAVRAASRARLTRREPVAVRSQPPVAQIGQLRTTDRLIAIGASTGGTGAIEHVLRRFPANAPGTVITQHMPAGFTASFANRLDQQCAVTVREARDGEVITPGLALIAPGNYHLLVQRSGAQWIARVKDGPLVHHQRPAVDVMFQSVAKAAGRNAVGAILTGMGEDGARGMLSMRGAGAWTIAQDEATSVVFGMPRAAIEMEAACEVRALDEVAEAILSAVSGPTRTPLAVPVDPPVPVVAG, from the coding sequence ATGCCGATTCGTGTCCTCGTCGTCGATGACTCCGCCGTTGTCCGGAAGGCGCTGAGCGAAGGGCTGTCGCGATACCCCGACATCGAGGTCGTCGGGACCGCCATCGATCCCTACGTGGCGCGCGACAAGATCATCGCGCTGCGCCCCGACGTCGTCACCCTCGACGTCGAGATGCCGCGCATGGATGGGCTCTCGTTCCTCGAGCGCCTCATGCAGCACTATCCCCTCCCGGTCATCATCGTCTCCTCCCTCACCCCCAAACACTCCGAAGCGGCGGTGCGCGCGCTCGCCCTCGGCGCCGTCGACGTGGTGCCGAAACCCGGAACGCAGTATTCCGTGCCCGACGTCGAGCGCCATCTCGTGGCCGCCGTGCGCGCCGCCTCGCGCGCCAGGCTCACCCGGCGCGAGCCCGTTGCTGTGCGCAGCCAACCCCCCGTGGCGCAGATCGGACAGCTCCGCACCACCGATCGCCTCATTGCCATCGGCGCCTCCACCGGCGGCACCGGAGCCATCGAGCATGTGCTGCGGCGCTTTCCCGCCAACGCCCCGGGCACCGTGATCACGCAGCACATGCCCGCCGGATTCACGGCGTCGTTTGCCAACCGACTCGACCAGCAGTGCGCCGTCACCGTGCGCGAGGCGCGCGACGGTGAGGTCATCACGCCGGGTCTCGCCCTCATCGCGCCCGGCAACTATCACTTGCTGGTGCAGCGCAGCGGCGCGCAGTGGATCGCGCGCGTCAAGGACGGCCCGCTCGTGCACCACCAGCGCCCCGCCGTCGACGTGATGTTCCAGTCCGTGGCCAAGGCCGCCGGGCGCAACGCGGTTGGCGCCATCCTCACCGGGATGGGCGAAGATGGCGCGAGGGGGATGCTGTCCATGCGTGGCGCCGGTGCCTGGACCATCGCCCAGGATGAGGCAACGTCGGTCGTGTTCGGCATGCCGCGCGCAGCGATCGAGATGGAGGCGGCGTGTGAGGTGCGTGCGCTGGACGAGGTGGCCGAGGCGATCTTGAGCGCGGTCAGCGGACCCACCCGAACGCCGCTCGCCGTGCCGGTGGACCCGCCGGTGCCCGTGGTGGCGGGGTAG
- a CDS encoding chemotaxis protein CheX encodes MPEIIASTLASQLAEAAGETFERLGYLLAEPGVADHVPADAVDGIVAVAFSGPAHGGVILQLSGGILAELAGNMLGLDETVAGGDQQDALGETANVICGNVLPRIVGPAAVFALGVPQPYRSWDDAVDVLGSVTARVRLDVEGGRADVGLVMLPAH; translated from the coding sequence ATGCCTGAGATCATCGCCTCCACCCTCGCCTCACAGCTCGCGGAAGCCGCCGGAGAGACCTTCGAGCGACTCGGCTATCTCCTCGCCGAGCCGGGCGTGGCCGACCACGTCCCCGCCGACGCGGTGGACGGGATCGTGGCCGTCGCCTTCAGCGGCCCCGCACACGGCGGCGTGATCTTGCAACTGTCGGGAGGGATCCTCGCCGAACTCGCGGGCAACATGCTGGGCCTCGACGAAACGGTCGCCGGCGGCGACCAGCAGGACGCGCTCGGCGAGACCGCCAACGTCATCTGCGGAAACGTCCTCCCGCGCATCGTCGGCCCCGCCGCCGTCTTCGCCCTTGGCGTTCCGCAGCCGTACCGCTCGTGGGACGATGCCGTCGACGTCCTCGGATCCGTTACCGCGCGCGTTCGGCTCGACGTCGAAGGCGGGCGCGCCGACGTCGGACTCGTCATGCTCCCCGCGCACTGA
- a CDS encoding response regulator, with translation MAINVLVVDDSAVMRSMLIRTLRLSGLPLTSVYQAGNGAEALATLAAHEVDLALVDINMPVMNGEQLIDQVRADARLAGVAIVVVSTEGSETRIAALKARGASFIHKPFTPEQVRTTVLRVLGVADA, from the coding sequence ATGGCAATCAATGTCCTGGTGGTCGACGATAGCGCCGTCATGCGGTCGATGCTGATTCGCACGTTGCGCCTGTCGGGCCTCCCGCTCACCAGCGTCTACCAGGCGGGAAACGGCGCCGAGGCGCTCGCCACGCTCGCCGCGCACGAGGTCGACCTCGCCCTGGTCGACATCAACATGCCGGTCATGAACGGCGAGCAGCTCATCGACCAGGTCCGCGCCGATGCACGACTGGCCGGTGTCGCCATCGTCGTCGTCTCCACCGAGGGCTCCGAGACGCGCATCGCCGCCCTCAAGGCGCGCGGCGCCTCCTTCATCCACAAACCGTTCACCCCCGAGCAGGTGCGCACCACCGTCCTCCGCGTGCTGGGAGTGGCCGATGCCTGA